The following coding sequences are from one Ovis canadensis isolate MfBH-ARS-UI-01 breed Bighorn chromosome 25, ARS-UI_OviCan_v2, whole genome shotgun sequence window:
- the LOC138429934 gene encoding large ribosomal subunit protein uL11-like, protein MPPKFDPNEIKVGYLRCTGGELSAMSALAPKMGPLGLSLKKVGDDITKATGDWKGLRITVKLMVQNRQAQTEVVPSASALIIKALKEPPRDRKKQKNIKHSGNITFDEIVNTAWQMQHRSLAREPSGTIKEILGTSQSVGCNADGPHPHDIIDDINSGAVECLVR, encoded by the coding sequence ATGCCACCTAAGTTCGACCCCAACGAGATCAAAGTCGGGTACCTGAGGTGCACCGGTGGGGAACTCAGTGCCATGTCTGCCCTGGCCCCCAAGATGGGCCCCCTGGGTCTGTCTCTAAAAAAGGTTGGTGATGACATCACCAAGGCAACTGGTGATTGGAAGGGTCTGAGGATTACAGTAAAACTGATGGTTCAGAACAGACAGGCCCAGACTGAGGTGGTACCTTCTGCCTCTGCCCTGATCATCAAAGCCCTCAAGGAACCaccaagagacagaaagaagcagaaaaacattAAGCACAGTGGAAACATCACTTTTGATGAGATTGTCAACACTGCCTGGCAGATGCAGCATCGGTCTCTAGCTAGAGAACCTTCTGGAACCATTAAAGAAATCCTGGGGACCTCCCAGTCTGTAGGCTGCAATGCTGATGGCCCCCACCCTCATGACATCATAGACGACATCAACAGTGGTGCGGTGGAGTGCCTAGTTAGGTAA